A section of the Rossellomorea marisflavi genome encodes:
- a CDS encoding EcsC family protein yields MWKRRITRKSSRLQRVSKRAQTKMNTWIPEKAHNLITDSIRRMVEITLNSGGWLPMNPVSAKGNLQEREESMKERLEFYRKTATIEGAGTGAGGLFLGMADFPLLLSIKMKFLTECSIIHGYDVNVYEERLFLLYVFQLAFSSDEHKRKTLSVIEDWNAEKERVKDMDWRTFQQEYRDHIDLIKMLQLVPGIGAVVGAYANYQLLDQLGETAKFAYRIRHFHEHEKG; encoded by the coding sequence ATGTGGAAGCGCCGCATCACACGTAAATCCTCCAGGCTGCAGAGAGTATCCAAGAGGGCCCAGACGAAAATGAACACGTGGATTCCCGAGAAGGCCCATAACCTGATAACGGACAGCATCCGCCGCATGGTGGAGATCACGCTCAACAGCGGAGGCTGGTTACCGATGAATCCCGTGTCTGCAAAGGGAAACCTTCAGGAAAGGGAAGAAAGCATGAAGGAGCGACTGGAGTTTTACAGGAAGACGGCTACAATAGAAGGTGCAGGCACCGGAGCAGGAGGGCTCTTCCTCGGCATGGCGGATTTTCCTCTGCTCCTGTCAATAAAGATGAAGTTCCTTACAGAATGCTCGATCATTCACGGCTATGATGTGAATGTCTATGAAGAGAGGCTATTTCTCCTATATGTATTTCAATTGGCGTTTTCAAGTGATGAGCATAAGCGGAAGACCTTGAGCGTGATCGAAGACTGGAATGCGGAGAAAGAACGGGTCAAAGACATGGACTGGCGAACATTCCAACAGGAATACAGGGATCATATCGATTTGATCAAAATGCTCCAGCTTGTGCCTGGGATCGGTGCGGTTGTAGGGGCGTACGCAAATTACCAGCTTCTCGATCAGCTGGGTGAGACGGCGAAATTCGCTTACCGGATCCGTCATTTCCACGAGCATGAAAAGGGGTGA
- a CDS encoding GNAT family N-acetyltransferase: protein MTVSVRPFHREDALTITRLADDKILADTIGLPHPYEVSHAEEWIRSHPSLWEADEEYNFAIEYQSDIVGTIVIRRNQEHDAGELGYWIGSRFWGRGYATSAVEKILSFGFQDLGLNRMWAMVRDSNIGSRTVLEKTGFEEEALLRQARRRGSDFEDCLLYAITRRDYQTLE, encoded by the coding sequence ATGACAGTCAGTGTACGCCCTTTTCATCGGGAAGATGCATTAACCATTACCAGGCTTGCAGATGATAAGATCCTGGCAGATACGATCGGTTTGCCCCATCCTTATGAAGTCTCACATGCAGAGGAGTGGATCCGCTCACATCCCTCATTGTGGGAAGCTGATGAGGAGTATAACTTTGCAATCGAATACCAATCCGACATCGTCGGTACAATCGTGATCAGACGGAATCAGGAGCATGATGCAGGAGAACTGGGCTACTGGATCGGCAGTCGGTTCTGGGGGCGGGGCTATGCCACTTCAGCCGTGGAGAAGATCCTGTCATTCGGGTTCCAAGATCTTGGCCTGAACCGTATGTGGGCGATGGTACGTGACTCCAATATAGGTTCGAGGACTGTCCTTGAGAAAACGGGGTTCGAGGAAGAGGCGTTGTTGCGCCAGGCACGCAGGCGTGGCTCCGATTTCGAAGACTGCCTCCTTTATGCAATAACAAGAAGGGATTACCAAACGCTTGAATGA
- a CDS encoding DoxX family protein: protein MSRRKKVVRWFGLVLFSFFFIAAGVFHFIEAQGFARMIPSFLPLKEEAVYLTGILEFILAILLLIPKTRRKTGIVTAVYLVLIFPANIYAAVKGIPAPGAEEANAPLLWVRLLFQPLLIWWVLAVSKVEKTRSFYS from the coding sequence GTGTCACGTCGAAAAAAAGTAGTGAGATGGTTCGGTCTCGTTCTATTCTCTTTCTTCTTCATTGCAGCGGGGGTATTCCATTTCATAGAGGCCCAAGGCTTTGCGCGGATGATCCCTTCATTCCTTCCTCTGAAGGAGGAGGCGGTCTACCTGACGGGGATACTTGAGTTCATACTCGCCATCCTCCTTCTCATTCCGAAGACGAGAAGAAAAACCGGCATCGTAACGGCCGTCTATCTGGTCCTGATCTTTCCTGCCAATATCTATGCAGCCGTCAAAGGCATTCCCGCCCCCGGGGCGGAAGAAGCAAACGCTCCCCTGCTTTGGGTGAGGCTCCTCTTCCAACCGCTCTTGATCTGGTGGGTGCTTGCTGTCAGCAAGGTGGAAAAGACTCGTAGCTTCTATTCATAG
- a CDS encoding antibiotic biosynthesis monooxygenase family protein — MKIYMTTGTHDFLKTIKDEHPGETMVLMQGEDGLLIHESEGDSVFSSPRTYDILDSSGELTEEGFVVCNNIPVTDEGRPLFEYRFTNRAGLVEEVEGFISIRVLRPQSSDTYVIMTQWKDEKSFLGWQESNQYKKAHAKRGTESGIDNKKDIFPRSSYVTKYHVTTI, encoded by the coding sequence ATGAAGATTTATATGACGACAGGGACCCATGATTTCCTAAAGACGATCAAAGACGAGCACCCGGGAGAGACAATGGTCCTCATGCAGGGAGAAGATGGACTTTTGATCCACGAAAGCGAAGGGGACAGCGTCTTCAGTTCCCCCCGCACCTATGACATCCTCGATTCATCCGGGGAGCTTACGGAAGAAGGGTTCGTGGTTTGCAACAATATACCTGTAACGGACGAAGGGCGCCCCTTATTCGAATACCGCTTTACCAATCGTGCCGGTCTTGTGGAAGAAGTGGAAGGGTTTATCTCAATCAGGGTATTGAGACCTCAGAGCTCTGATACATATGTGATCATGACACAGTGGAAGGATGAAAAAAGCTTCCTTGGTTGGCAGGAATCCAACCAGTACAAAAAGGCTCATGCCAAACGCGGAACGGAATCCGGAATCGACAATAAAAAAGACATCTTCCCCCGTTCATCCTATGTGACAAAATATCATGTGACGACCATCTGA
- the hemE gene encoding uroporphyrinogen decarboxylase, with protein MKAMNDTLLRAARGEDTEHTPVWFMRQAGRSQPEYRAIKEKYSLFEITHQPELCAYVTRLPVEQYDVDAAILYKDIMSPLPSIGVDVEIKSGIGPVIDQPIRSLSDVEKLGEIHPEEDVPYVLDTIRLLTTEQLSVPLIGFAGAPFTMASYMIEGGPSKNYNKTKAFMYEQPQSWFALMDKLSDMTITYGKSQIKAGASAFQIFDSWVGALNVQDYRYFIKPYMERIFNELKETGVPLILFGVGASHLAREWHDLPVDVVGLDWRLSIKEARGMGLTKTLMGNLDPAILLGPWEVIEERTKAILDQGMELPGHIFNLGHGVFPQVNPDTLKRLAAFVHDYSSR; from the coding sequence ATGAAAGCAATGAATGATACGCTGCTGCGTGCAGCAAGGGGAGAAGATACGGAGCATACTCCGGTATGGTTCATGAGACAGGCTGGACGTTCCCAGCCCGAATACAGGGCGATCAAAGAGAAATATTCTCTTTTTGAAATCACGCATCAGCCTGAACTTTGCGCATATGTGACAAGACTGCCGGTCGAGCAATACGACGTGGACGCGGCCATCCTCTATAAGGATATCATGTCACCGCTCCCATCGATCGGAGTGGATGTAGAGATCAAGTCTGGAATCGGTCCGGTCATCGACCAGCCGATCCGCTCCCTGTCGGATGTGGAGAAGCTTGGCGAGATCCACCCGGAAGAGGATGTTCCTTACGTACTTGATACGATCCGTCTCCTGACAACCGAGCAGCTGTCGGTTCCCTTGATCGGTTTTGCAGGGGCACCGTTCACCATGGCAAGTTATATGATCGAGGGTGGCCCATCAAAGAATTATAATAAGACGAAGGCCTTCATGTATGAACAGCCTCAAAGCTGGTTCGCCCTCATGGACAAACTGTCTGACATGACCATCACGTATGGGAAATCACAAATCAAGGCAGGAGCATCTGCGTTTCAGATATTTGATTCCTGGGTTGGCGCACTGAACGTACAGGACTACCGTTATTTCATCAAGCCATATATGGAGCGAATCTTCAATGAATTGAAGGAAACCGGTGTTCCCCTCATCCTCTTCGGGGTGGGTGCGAGTCATCTGGCAAGGGAATGGCATGACCTGCCGGTTGACGTCGTCGGTCTGGACTGGAGACTATCGATCAAGGAAGCAAGGGGAATGGGGCTTACGAAGACCCTTATGGGTAATCTTGATCCTGCGATCCTCCTTGGACCATGGGAAGTCATCGAAGAGCGTACAAAAGCGATACTGGATCAAGGCATGGAACTGCCTGGCCATATCTTCAACCTTGGACACGGGGTGTTCCCTCAGGTGAATCCGGACACATTGAAGAGGCTTGCTGCCTTTGTACACGACTATAGTTCGAGATAA
- the hemH gene encoding ferrochelatase translates to MSKKKMGLLVMAYGTPYKEEDLERYYTHIRHGRTPSSELLEDLRGRYEAIGGISPLAKITLEQAKSLEEHLNDMQGEIEFKMYLGLKHIEPFVEDAVEQMHRDGIEEAVSIVLAPHFSTFSVKSYNGRAKEAAEKLGGPVITSVESWYDEPKFIQYWVDRVKETYAGMSSEERESAVLIVSAHSLPQRILQSGDPYPKQLEDTARMIADGAGVKEYAVGWQSEGNTPDPWLGPDVQDLTRDLHEKKGYKTFVYTPVGFVSDHLEVLYDNDYECKVVTDEIGAAYYRPEMPNSKPEFIDALADVVLKHIQ, encoded by the coding sequence ATGTCTAAGAAAAAAATGGGTCTCCTCGTCATGGCTTACGGGACCCCCTATAAAGAAGAAGACCTTGAACGTTATTACACGCATATCCGTCACGGTAGGACTCCATCAAGTGAACTGCTTGAAGACCTCCGGGGGCGGTATGAAGCAATCGGGGGGATCTCCCCTTTGGCAAAGATCACCCTGGAACAGGCCAAGAGCCTTGAAGAACACTTAAATGATATGCAGGGTGAGATTGAATTCAAAATGTATCTCGGCCTGAAGCATATCGAACCATTCGTGGAAGATGCAGTGGAACAGATGCATCGAGATGGAATTGAAGAAGCGGTCTCCATCGTACTTGCTCCTCATTTCTCTACCTTCAGCGTGAAGTCTTATAACGGCAGGGCGAAAGAAGCGGCAGAGAAACTGGGAGGACCAGTCATTACGTCTGTTGAGAGCTGGTACGATGAGCCGAAATTCATTCAGTACTGGGTCGACCGTGTGAAGGAAACCTATGCGGGTATGTCTTCAGAGGAACGTGAATCAGCCGTGCTGATTGTGTCGGCTCACAGCCTGCCTCAGCGCATCCTCCAATCAGGGGATCCGTATCCCAAGCAGCTTGAAGACACGGCACGTATGATTGCAGATGGTGCCGGCGTGAAGGAGTATGCGGTCGGATGGCAGAGTGAAGGGAATACGCCGGATCCTTGGCTGGGTCCCGATGTACAGGATCTGACCAGAGATCTCCATGAGAAAAAAGGATACAAAACCTTTGTTTATACTCCCGTTGGATTTGTATCCGACCACTTGGAAGTACTATATGATAATGACTACGAATGTAAAGTGGTGACGGATGAAATCGGTGCGGCTTATTATCGTCCGGAAATGCCGAATAGCAAGCCGGAATTCATTGACGCCCTTGCAGACGTTGTATTAAAGCACATTCAGTAG
- the hemY gene encoding protoporphyrinogen oxidase, translating into MTDRMKKRVVVIGGGITGLAATFYLQKEAREKGLPYDVKLVESTHRVGGKVQTVKRDGYVIEKGPDSVFTTNDSILKLAGELGISDTLVTNEKGKSFVIAGGELYPIPGGSIVGIPTQIAPFVTTNLFSLTGKMRAAADFLLPRSHMTEDQSLGTFFRRRMGDEVVDHLIEPLLTGIFAGDIDQMSLMSTFPQFYELEQKHRSLIAGIKKNSQKETSEGGFLTFTGGLQSMIDALETKIEPGTVYKSMKATHIRKEEKGYSVTFADGSIECDAVILAAPHHVVQRLLPQEGYLDFLKEMPATSVATVAMGFDNDAIKQKRDGTEFLVSRNSDFSLTAAAWTHRKWPHTAPKGKALIRSYLGKPGDEAIVDLSDDQIEQIVIEDLNKIVELNAKPEFTIVSRYKQSMPQYTVGHRDRIREMARKAEESIPGIFITGSSFEGLSIPDCVLQGETAVEKTLQFLQD; encoded by the coding sequence ATGACAGATAGAATGAAGAAGCGGGTCGTCGTCATCGGCGGGGGCATTACGGGATTGGCAGCAACGTTTTACCTTCAAAAAGAAGCGCGTGAAAAGGGGCTTCCTTATGACGTGAAACTTGTAGAGTCGACACACAGGGTCGGCGGTAAGGTACAGACCGTCAAAAGGGATGGATATGTGATCGAGAAAGGTCCTGATTCCGTATTTACGACTAATGACTCGATCCTGAAGCTGGCCGGGGAACTCGGAATCAGCGATACATTGGTGACGAATGAGAAAGGGAAGTCCTTTGTGATTGCTGGGGGGGAATTATACCCTATTCCGGGAGGGTCAATCGTTGGCATCCCTACCCAGATTGCACCTTTTGTCACGACCAATCTTTTCTCTCTCACCGGTAAGATGAGGGCAGCTGCAGATTTCCTCCTGCCTCGCTCTCACATGACGGAGGACCAATCACTCGGTACGTTTTTCAGGAGAAGGATGGGAGATGAGGTGGTGGATCATCTCATTGAACCCCTTTTGACAGGCATTTTTGCAGGGGACATCGATCAGATGAGCCTCATGTCCACCTTTCCGCAATTCTATGAACTTGAACAAAAACATCGCAGTTTGATAGCAGGAATCAAAAAAAACAGCCAGAAAGAGACATCAGAAGGCGGATTTCTGACCTTTACCGGCGGACTGCAGTCCATGATCGACGCATTGGAGACGAAGATCGAACCGGGAACGGTGTATAAAAGCATGAAGGCGACCCATATCCGAAAAGAAGAGAAAGGATATTCCGTCACCTTTGCCGATGGAAGCATCGAGTGCGATGCCGTCATACTGGCTGCTCCTCATCACGTGGTTCAAAGACTTCTTCCACAAGAAGGGTATCTGGATTTTCTGAAAGAGATGCCCGCCACTTCTGTCGCCACCGTTGCCATGGGCTTCGACAATGATGCGATCAAGCAGAAAAGGGACGGCACCGAGTTCCTCGTGTCGAGAAACAGTGATTTTTCCCTCACGGCAGCTGCATGGACACATCGGAAATGGCCTCATACGGCTCCAAAAGGAAAGGCACTCATCAGGAGCTATTTAGGGAAACCGGGCGATGAAGCGATTGTTGATCTTTCCGATGATCAAATTGAGCAGATTGTCATTGAGGATCTGAACAAAATCGTTGAATTGAACGCGAAGCCGGAATTCACTATTGTGTCGAGATATAAGCAATCCATGCCTCAGTATACGGTCGGACACCGGGACCGCATAAGGGAAATGGCAAGGAAGGCGGAGGAATCCATTCCTGGTATTTTCATCACCGGAAGTTCCTTCGAGGGACTGAGCATACCCGACTGTGTTTTACAGGGTGAAACGGCAGTGGAAAAGACCCTGCAATTCCTTCAGGATTGA
- a CDS encoding TetR/AcrR family transcriptional regulator, with product MDRKKQIVDAATKSFSLFGYKATTMDQVAKLANVGKGTIYTFFSNKEELFDEIAFSLMNEMKGRAEEAISPNVTFSENVHNALFSMLEYRKEHKLTIKLYQEAREMGTPAVSDALHKLELMVVEFLSERISRAIESKAIKPCNPEMTAFVMLKLYVALIFDWERERGELDKDEIANLFKLYLIEGLSF from the coding sequence ATCGACCGTAAAAAACAGATTGTGGATGCAGCAACTAAATCCTTTTCTTTATTCGGGTATAAAGCTACGACCATGGATCAAGTGGCAAAGCTTGCAAATGTGGGGAAAGGGACCATCTATACGTTTTTCAGCAACAAAGAAGAGCTGTTCGATGAAATAGCGTTTTCCTTGATGAATGAAATGAAGGGCAGAGCAGAGGAAGCCATCTCTCCGAACGTGACATTTTCCGAGAACGTTCACAATGCCCTGTTCTCTATGCTGGAATATCGGAAAGAACATAAGCTCACCATCAAACTTTATCAGGAAGCAAGAGAAATGGGGACGCCAGCTGTCTCAGATGCCCTGCATAAGCTTGAACTGATGGTGGTGGAGTTCCTTAGTGAACGGATATCAAGGGCCATCGAGTCGAAAGCAATCAAACCATGCAATCCAGAAATGACGGCTTTCGTCATGTTGAAGCTTTATGTGGCTCTTATTTTCGATTGGGAGCGTGAACGGGGAGAACTTGATAAAGATGAAATCGCCAATCTTTTTAAGCTTTATTTGATTGAAGGATTATCGTTTTGA
- a CDS encoding YhgE/Pip domain-containing protein, which yields MFKSAGSEFKAIFKNKKLLIPIIAVLLIPVMYSGMFLWAFWDPYEQLSDLPVAIVNNDEGADFEGQSLEIGSELVKKLKDSDQFDFHFVNEKDGYKNLEKQKYYMLVEIPKDFSKNGTTLLDDHPTKLALKYVPNESFNFLSAQIGETAMKEIKASLSKSVSETYAETMFDKIGELGDGFKTASDSAADINKGAGDLAKGAGSLKDNLTTLAEKNVEMNNGVEKTRSGAKSLADGSSELSGGMGQLSENYGKLYNGSEDIQAGIDSLSSGLVQSSEGLTQVDQGLQSAIDNTGKLQSGAQELTGKIGELQEGAGKVNTGAEQVNAGSKQLKEQLTPLLASLPDEQRAALEGALNQLTEGTASLQQGTGALQEGAGALKTGAGTLASGLGALNEGQSSLLSGVNQLESGSVALQEGAGKLQAGQGEIMSNFALLNGKLNEAKDGTQRLAAGAGELSAGMDQLYDGSSRLTEGSRQLADGSAKLADGSTKLSEGTGEYDEKLKEASEKANSVKPNEETADMMAAPVDVKNEKINHVPNYGTGFTPYFLSLGLFVGALLISIVYPLREPAGIPSNGGSWFFGKLMVLATVGIIQSIVAVAILLWGLGLEVESVPLFLLFSVVTSFTFLALIQMLVTILGDPGRFVAIVILILQLTTSAGTFPLELIPTALQPISALLPMTYSVAGFKAVISSGDMTVMWNNLGILCGYAAVFALITLTFFIVKFKKQVDQPVEA from the coding sequence ATGTTTAAATCTGCGGGCTCAGAATTTAAAGCCATTTTTAAAAACAAGAAATTATTGATACCAATCATCGCGGTCCTCCTCATACCGGTCATGTATAGCGGTATGTTCCTATGGGCCTTCTGGGATCCATATGAACAGCTGAGTGATCTTCCGGTTGCCATCGTGAATAACGACGAAGGAGCCGACTTCGAGGGACAGTCCTTGGAAATCGGTTCTGAGTTGGTCAAGAAATTGAAAGATAGTGACCAATTCGATTTTCACTTTGTGAATGAGAAAGATGGATACAAAAACCTCGAGAAGCAGAAATATTATATGCTGGTGGAGATTCCGAAGGACTTCTCAAAGAACGGTACGACCTTGCTTGATGATCATCCTACAAAGCTTGCGTTGAAGTATGTACCGAATGAAAGCTTCAACTTCTTGTCCGCCCAGATCGGCGAGACGGCAATGAAAGAAATCAAAGCAAGCTTATCCAAGTCTGTTTCTGAAACGTATGCGGAAACGATGTTCGATAAAATCGGAGAGCTTGGAGACGGGTTCAAAACGGCGAGTGACTCAGCCGCGGACATCAATAAAGGGGCAGGAGATCTGGCAAAAGGGGCAGGAAGCCTCAAGGATAATCTGACAACCCTTGCTGAAAAAAATGTGGAAATGAATAATGGTGTCGAGAAAACCCGCTCAGGTGCCAAGTCTCTGGCTGACGGTTCAAGCGAACTGTCGGGAGGCATGGGGCAGCTTTCCGAGAACTATGGAAAACTATATAACGGATCCGAGGATATTCAGGCCGGAATCGACAGCCTGTCCTCAGGTTTGGTACAAAGCAGTGAAGGATTGACCCAGGTCGATCAAGGTCTTCAGTCGGCTATCGACAATACGGGGAAACTCCAATCCGGTGCCCAGGAACTGACAGGTAAAATCGGTGAACTGCAGGAAGGGGCGGGCAAGGTGAATACAGGTGCTGAGCAGGTTAACGCCGGTTCGAAGCAGCTGAAAGAACAATTGACGCCACTGCTTGCCAGTCTCCCTGATGAGCAGAGAGCCGCATTGGAAGGAGCATTGAATCAGCTGACCGAGGGTACAGCATCCCTTCAACAAGGAACAGGTGCCCTCCAAGAAGGAGCAGGTGCCCTTAAGACGGGAGCGGGTACACTTGCTTCAGGACTCGGTGCCTTGAACGAAGGACAGAGTTCATTGCTTTCTGGAGTGAATCAGCTTGAAAGTGGATCGGTAGCCCTCCAGGAGGGAGCAGGCAAACTTCAGGCCGGTCAAGGAGAAATCATGAGCAATTTCGCGCTCCTCAACGGAAAGCTGAATGAGGCCAAAGACGGAACCCAGCGTCTTGCTGCTGGTGCTGGAGAGTTAAGTGCCGGTATGGATCAGCTGTATGATGGCTCGAGCCGACTGACGGAAGGATCCAGACAGCTCGCAGATGGCTCAGCTAAGCTTGCGGATGGCTCGACTAAACTTTCTGAAGGAACCGGTGAGTACGATGAAAAACTGAAGGAAGCATCGGAAAAAGCCAACAGCGTCAAACCGAATGAAGAAACCGCCGACATGATGGCGGCTCCAGTCGACGTGAAAAATGAGAAGATCAATCATGTACCGAACTACGGTACAGGGTTTACACCTTATTTCCTTTCACTAGGACTATTCGTCGGTGCATTGCTGATCTCCATCGTTTACCCATTAAGGGAACCTGCAGGCATTCCTTCCAATGGAGGAAGCTGGTTCTTCGGTAAACTCATGGTTCTTGCAACCGTAGGGATCATTCAATCAATTGTAGCCGTCGCCATACTCCTTTGGGGTCTCGGGCTTGAAGTGGAAAGTGTACCGCTGTTCCTCCTCTTCTCAGTGGTGACAAGTTTTACATTCCTTGCTCTTATCCAGATGCTTGTGACAATCCTTGGAGACCCGGGACGCTTCGTTGCCATCGTGATCCTGATTCTTCAGTTGACCACAAGCGCAGGGACATTCCCACTGGAATTGATCCCTACCGCCCTTCAGCCGATCAGTGCGCTATTGCCGATGACCTATTCGGTTGCAGGATTCAAGGCGGTCATCTCAAGTGGTGATATGACGGTCATGTGGAATAATCTCGGCATCCTCTGTGGATATGCTGCAGTATTTGCCCTGATCACGTTGACATTCTTCATTGTGAAGTTCAAAAAACAGGTAGATCAACCTGTAGAAGCATAA
- a CDS encoding FixH family protein has translation MKKAWMVLMGAAIVLAACGQGNDKSSDGGEMQKPIDAQIDIPKQADKGEKVPLAVTVTQDDKAVDDAGELEFEVWPKDKKEDSKMVEAKHDKEGLYKGETTFDQDGTYVVQAHVTARDMHTMPKEEITIGNGGDHEHHHEGSDTSIHFMAPEELKASQDEVFTVHVENDKKPLTGAEVRLEISQEGVEKHEWIDGTEKGNGEYEVKHTFPEAGEYMVKVHVTKGDEVHDHIMETVKVD, from the coding sequence ATGAAAAAAGCATGGATGGTTCTGATGGGTGCTGCCATTGTATTGGCTGCATGCGGACAAGGAAATGACAAGTCTTCGGACGGCGGGGAAATGCAAAAGCCGATCGATGCCCAAATCGATATTCCTAAACAAGCAGATAAAGGGGAGAAGGTCCCCCTTGCCGTTACGGTGACCCAAGATGATAAAGCAGTGGATGACGCAGGGGAGCTTGAATTTGAAGTATGGCCGAAAGATAAAAAAGAAGATAGTAAAATGGTAGAAGCAAAACATGATAAAGAAGGACTTTATAAAGGGGAAACGACATTCGATCAGGATGGTACATATGTTGTCCAGGCCCATGTGACGGCCCGGGATATGCATACGATGCCAAAGGAAGAAATCACGATCGGCAATGGGGGAGATCATGAGCATCACCATGAAGGAAGCGACACCTCCATCCACTTTATGGCACCGGAAGAACTGAAAGCCTCTCAGGATGAAGTCTTTACCGTCCATGTGGAAAATGACAAAAAACCATTGACCGGGGCGGAGGTAAGGCTTGAAATTTCCCAGGAAGGCGTCGAAAAACATGAATGGATCGACGGAACGGAAAAAGGGAATGGAGAATACGAAGTGAAACACACATTCCCTGAAGCGGGGGAATATATGGTGAAGGTCCACGTGACCAAAGGGGACGAGGTCCACGACCACATCATGGAAACCGTAAAAGTTGATTAG